The genomic DNA tgatataagttgtgtaccaggctacatacattaaaataaataaataaacaacaacttaattaaaacatgatagTTTATAAGTTGTCTTACTTTATCACTTGTTGTTACAGTTCTGGTGTCACATTGTCCAATGTTTCCAAATTTTTCTATTTGCTCAGTTAATGTAAGAGGGTTGTGTAGTGATGTTAAACACAAAGCTATCTTCTTATATGCCAAATCACTTaatactgatttttgttttatacaagAGTCACATGCAAATTCTAGTGATTTTAAGTTTTGGAAATCACAATGGGGTGATGAGTTATTTTCTTCATGTGGTTCTAATTTTTAACTTTGAAGCACAAGTTTAGGGGGAAGATAATAGAGACAATATCTGATCCTGAAggccattttctttttttattggttactttaaatgatctttttttgtcCTGGGTAACATTTATGGATTTAATGCCACAAAAAATAACCTCAGGTTATTTAATTCAATAGAAAttcatttagaatattttaaatctaagtatcctaatttgtttattcttttgGGTGGAGACTTTAAtcaaactataaataataatttggacAGATCACCACCTAGACTTTCCCATAGTTCATCAGGCCTTTGTGGTTTGATCTCCTGATTTGGCCTAATTGACATTTGACATCCTcatgttttacagtttacttgGTCTAACAGTTCTGGTTCACTTAGGTCTAGAAGTGATTTTTGGTTAATATTGGACTCTTTATCCAATTATGTTACTAAGGCTGAAATCTTGCCTTCTCCATTGTCTGATCATAAGTCCATCATTCTGTCTTTTGATAACCATCTGCTTATTCAAGAACATATAACTCATACTGGAAACTTCATTCTGTTTTATTAGAGGATGCAGAAATTTGTGGGTCTGTGATATCTaggattcatttttttcttaaagctCAAGCCGAGGATAATTTTAGTTCTAATTGGGagctgttaaaatataatattagattAATCTTAGTTAAAGCTGGAACTCAAAAAGCTAAACAATATAAAGCAGAGGAACTTGATATTGTTAAAAGACTTGTCTGCCTCTCCAGTGTTTCATTTGACAATTTATCTGTTGATCAGAAATCAGAACTGGTTGAACGTCAGAATTCATTAGATAACTTGTATATACAAAAAGCAAAGGGTGCTTTTGTTCGCTCGAGAAGAAGGTGGTTGGAGGAGGGAGAACGTAACTCCaactatttttttagtttagagAAACAGTGAAATCATCTAAATTCTAGAAGTAGCCTTAAGGTAAATGGAgtggttttaaagaattatAAAGAAATATCAAACTATTGTGAAGAGTTTTATAAAGACCTTTATCGTTCCAGATACTCTCAACAGAATTTGGACTTATTTTTTAACTCCCTTGATACGGACCTCATTTCTGAAATTGATGATAACGGCAAGAATTTATGTGAAGCTCTTATTCAAATTAAAGATATTTCAGAGTCTATTGATAAGTTAAAACTAAATAAGTCACCTGGAAATGATGGTTTGACCACAGAGTTTTATAAGAAATTTTCAAATTATCTTTCACCGTTTCTCTTAAATGTCAATTTAGAATGTCTTAAAAAGGGTattcttttagatttttttccctctgcTTCTGGTTTATGTCTTATATATCCATAAATGTGAacttttatctgtaaaagattCTACTGATGTTAACATTTGTGACATCCCAGTAAAATCTGAAGTCAAATATTTAGGTGTAACTATATGTAAAGATCAGAAAAAGagatcaaagcttaattttgaaCCCCTTATACTCTCTGTCCGACATAAATGAAACTCTTGGTCACAGCGTGATCTGTCAATAACAGGTCGAGTGTTTCTTTCTAAAGCAGATGGATTATCTCGGGTTTTCTATCCTGCATTGGCACTGGATGTTTCTGTGGAAATTTGTAGAACACGAGACAAAATTATAGTTGATTTTGTTTGAAATTCTaaaactcaatttaaaaaagcgTTATGCTGATCGGGCTATGGGGGGTTTTGAGTCAGTGGATTTTTCCACTcttaataattagtttaaagttaaatggATAAAGACTTTTTTAAACAACCCCACGTCCTGTTGGAATTTTATTCCAAACcatatatttaattcagttggaggtttacattttttgttgcgCTGCAACTTTGACATCTCTAAAATACCTTTAACTTTATCTTGTTTTCATAAACGGGTTTTAATAAGTTGGTcacttatatataattataacttttctccacatggttattttatttggaacaataaaaatattgaatataaaaacaaatcttttttttttcataattggcttaataaaaatatacttttagttagtcagcttttagatgattgTGTTGTGCTTTTCACTTATAAACAATTTATGCAAGAATTTTCTTTTCCAGTCCCCAAGAGAATATGCCATTGTTTTTGGTGCAATTCCTGATTGTATTATACCTTTAGTCAAGTGTGGCCCTAAAGGTTTTTTAGTCTCTCCAATCTTTGATAACACTAACTTATTTGTTAACCAAAGTCTTCTCAATACCATGTCAAACAAAGACATTTGTTCAATTATTAATAGATCTCAGATTTCTCTACCTGCTTGTGTAAGCTTTTGGAAAAACATATTTAGTGATATACAATGGGAAGAGTTTTGGCTTCTTCAACAGAAATTTTTCTTAACTAATAAAGTTGCTGAAGTCTCTATTAAAATTATCCATAATTGCTACCCGGTAAATTACAAACTTGCTAAATTTAATAATAGTGTTTCCCCCAATTgctctttttgtcttcagtctgaagaaacaatcaatcatttattttggGACTGtgcttattgtaaagtattttgggttgatttttctaattttgttaaaaaatatttacttccAAACTTCTGTATATCTcccaaaattgtgttttttggttaCTCTTTGAATGTAGACCCTTCTCACTGTAAATTTACtattaatttattgctattcCTTGCAAAATTTTACATTCATAAATGTAAGTTTTCAAAGAAAACcccttacttttttattttcagaaaagatTTTGATGTGTATGTGAACTCTTTCACAATCAAGACTCTTTCATGGTGTAAATCCTATAAACCAACATAATATGCTCTGGATTACTGTATGTGACCCTCAttgttgttcttttgtttttgtaattgtaattgttcatttattgcataaaaaaattaaaaagaaaaatgatggaAGAATTAATTAAAGATGGGTTGGTAGGGGCAGAGATAAAAGATGTACTGAAAAGTGGGGTGATTGGGCAagacaagaaaaatatttgtaatttcttAGTTAATACTGGTTTGATGTGTAGAATATAATCTGTGTAGAAAATAATCTGGAAATAGAGCGGAGAAACATCGGAGGAGAATCAACTAGAAGGTGGCGGTAGTGCAACACTTACGAATGAAAGACGCCGTTAAACtccaaagaagaagaagaacaacaTACATCTGTTCCTCGAGTGGCATTAACTAAAACTCTTTTACTTTTCTGCAGTTTTACTAAGATGCATTTTGTctacagttttaatttaatgaaattaatttatacatgTGTATTATTAGATTGATCCCAATCCAATAGTGATGGGCAAATGAAGTCTCGTGAAGCACTGAGTCTTTCCTCTAATTCAATTCTGAGGATTTGTTTTATATCTCCCAAATAACATAATCTTagttttacttatatttaatgCCAATTTATTTACATCAAAGTTAGGGGAAAAGATTTGAAGCATCGAGGGGTCAAAAACAGCAccatctggtggttagtaaaaaagcAGCCACCGCACATCCATATATCAATACATGTTACCTGCATAAATAAAAGCCTAACAGTATGTGTTGAATTTCTGTCTCTGATAAATTAAACTGTGGTATTTAATGTCAGTACGAATTACAATATGatgaataatgtacacatatatgaATTGCTTATGGCAGATATTTAATCTTCCTGAAATAATTagtattcttcatattacttgtacttaaaaatataattgaatatGTCTGAATAAAAACTTACTAgtaaagtaagatctgggggttcGAACCGGTTCAAACATTCAGACACGAGAAGTGAATCGTTCAcgtgattggacagaaagtgaggcttcaTTTGTCATCGATCGATACGGGGCTTCATTAGAAATTGTGTCTCATGCGTGATACGCAcatccaatcttcagtgtcattcGTAACATCACTACAATCCAATATTTGTAGTATCAGAGAGTCACAACCCTGTTCCTGAAGGCACCTCAACTTTACACATTTTGGATGAATCTCTCTTATCAAACACActtgattcaactcatcaggtCATTAGTAGAGCACTCTATGATGTTAGCTCAGTGTGTCACATAAGAAAGACCTCAAAATATACAGAAACATGGTAGAGAAACAAAGGCCTACTGTATACAATAAagtcaataaaacaaagacactgtAAAATACTCACTCAGCCTTTCTAGATGCTTTGATCACTGGCAGCAGCCTCAGGAGACATTCTTCTGATGGATCATATTTACTCAGTTTAAACTCATCCAGCTCTTCTTCTGAGTTCAACAGCACAAACACCAGAGCCGACCACTGAGCAGCAGACAGTTTGACTCCAGAGAGACGATTGTAACCTGTTCTGCTCAGGTATGTTTGGACTTCCTGCTCTAGTGAACGATcattcagttcattcagacagtggaacaggttgatggatttctctggagagtgatTCTCCCTGATCTTCTGTTTAATGTATTCAGCTGTTTCCTGATTGATATCAGAGCTGCTTACTGTCTTTCTCAGGAGGCCTTGTAAGAGAGTCTGATTAGACTCTAGTGAGAGACCGAGAAGGAACCGGAGGAAAAGATCCCAGTGTCCGTTCTCACTCTGTAAGGCCTTGTCCACTTCTCCCTTCAGTAAACTGGTCATTGGTGACCTGAACACATTCATCAGtcctgtgttttgttcagaaaaGGACAGCAGCTTGAATAAAGCAGCAAGAAACTCCTGAATactcagatgaacaaagctgTACACCTTCCCCAGCTGCAGTCCAAACTCctgtctgaagatctgggtacAAACTCCTGAGTACACTGACACTTCTCTGACATCAATGCCGCTCTCTTTCAGGTCCTCCTCATAGAAGATCAGGTTCCCTTTTTCCAGCTGTTCAAAAGCCAGTTTTCCTAGAGACAGAATAGTCTTTCTAGCCTGATCAGGATCGATTTCATATTTCCCATCATACTTCTGTGTCTTCAGTTTGGTCTGAAAGATCAGGAAGTGTGTGAACATTTGTgtgagagtcttgggaatctcTGCACTCTCTGCTTTACCCATCATCCTCTCTAGAACAGTGGCTGAAATCCAGCAGAAGACTGGTATGTGACACATGATGAACAGACTTCTTGATGATCGGATGTGTGTGACGACTCTATCAGCCAGACTCTGATCGTTtattctcttcctgaaatattcGTCCTTCTGAGGGTCGTTGAATCCTCGTACCTCTGTGACCTGGTCGACGACACACTCAGgagggatctgattggctgctgctggtcgaGAGGTGATCCAGAGGAGAGCAGAAGGAAGTAGATTCCCCTTGATGAGGTTGGTCAGCAGCACATCCACTGAGGCTGATTCTGTTACATCAGACAAGCTCCGATTGTTTTGGAAATCTAGACGTAGTCGacactcatccagaccatcaaataTGAACATGACTTTGTAATCATCATAATCTGCTGActtaaattctttggtttcaGTGTGAAGGTGATTTAGAAGATCCACAAGACTGAGATTTTTCTGTATCAAATTCAGCTCcctgaaaggaagtggaaatatgaaatgaacatcctgattggcttttccttcagcccagtccaggatgaacttctgcacagagactgtttttccaattcCAGCGACTCCTTTAGTCAGCACAGTCCTGATGGGTTTGTCTTGTCCAGGTGAgggtttaaatatgtcattgcAGTTGATTGGTGTTTCCTGTGTCTCTGGTCTCCTGGACACtgtctcaatctgtctcacctcatgtTCATTATTGATCTCTCCACTCCCTCCctctgtgatgtagagctctgtgtagatctcattcagACGTGTTGAGTCTCCATGATTGGACATTCCTTCACTGATTCTCTGATATTTGTCCTGTAGTCTGgatttgagtttttgttgatACACAGGCATCAGTTCTGAGCAAAGGAAATAACTGTTGTTATTGGCAAAgcaattttttagaaattaatttatagGTTTGATATGTTAGATGTGTCATGACATTCATCAACATTACTAACTGAAGACAGAAggttcataataaaaatacaggctATAATCTGCTGATCCAGAGCTCTTACTGGTCTGTAGTGTGTTAGCGAGGTCTGTCTGGTTCATCTTCCTCAGGATGATCAGTGTGATCTTCAGAAGCCCCTCTCTGACTCTGTTATGACCCTCATCATCATAATGGTCTCTTTCAGAGCATTCTGGGTAATCTGGACTCAGTAGTCTCTTAAAGCTTTTTAACTCAGAAATTATTTTGTGCTCAAGCTCCTGAAATCATAGTGAATATTCAAACAATACACAAGAGTCAAGAGTCATTTTTGTAGTTTAGTCAAAGGCATGAATACTAACAAATATCACTGAATTATATCACACCTGCTAATAACTTTCACTGTATGCTCAAACATCAGCGTCTACAGATACTGAGGTTAAAAGAGGGAGTTTGACTGGATTGTCTGTTTGCTAGATTGATGTTCATCTTTGTGCAGCAGTCAGGTTACATATGGATTCATCTTCTCTACTTTAGTGGTCATTGATCTGCTTTATAGTGGCCTACAAATGATCTTACATGTGTAGGAAAGTAAATATGACTATTATAGAGAGGATTTCACAGATTTCTCCATTTCTTAATACTTTTACCCAGAGGGTTATTGTGTTGggatggacacacacacacaaaaccaacCTTGAAAATGGAGTCTAAGTTCTTCTTTGCTGTATGTGATTCTGGTCCTTCATGTTTCTGACTGTAGTTAaacaaatattgaatatttttgtaaatatgtattaatgtatttaatgcacatcataaaattaaataataaaatatcatgtatttttatattgtaaactaAACATCACCTCAGATCAGCAGATGATTCTCCCAAATTGAAACTAATTGGATGATCCATTGACTGGTCACTCTTCATGGACACACAGCTGGGTTCAGGAGATTCATTCTGCCACAGACTAAAATATAACAGCAATAAAAACTGTTTCAGAAAATCTCACACTGCTCTGACAGAAACACCTTTTACTGTTTCAACCTCtcttaaatgttcatctttCACTTGAGGAGTCTTTTGTGACTTGAGAGTTAAAAGATGAAAGTTTATTTTGTCTATAAATAAAAGGAATCTGCCACATGTGCCCTTTTCATTCAAgcattatagaaaaaaaaagaccaatacacacatatagatgaagacagaaacagaaacatCCAGCAGTAACAGGGACACCTGATGACAATGTCTATAATACACTACACCTACAGTATATATGACACTCATAATATCTCATATGGACTCAACAGAAGAGTCTTCATCTCTACAGAGATCTGAAAGATCCATCAGTTGTTTTTTCCTCACAGACACATTGATGTGTTCAGGTGAATCTGATTCACCCCCTGAATCAGACTATAAATGAAAATGCTATTGtagtatgtatttattgtttctgagcattaaaaatgtgaaacatttcaAGTTCTCTCACCTCTTGACTGTCTTTATCTTTGTTTCATGTTCTTCAGAGAGATTCATTCTGGAGGTCATGGTTTCATCTAAAAACAGATACAGATGTTGATCCACAGAGTGAGTTATGAATCATCTCAGCATTTAATTTTCTCAAATCCACCTCTGTCTCATCAGTCAGTCCACAGTAATGACCTGCacacatgaaaaacaatttcatcctgacattatttacacagaatcaaattattcacaaaCAGCATAACAAATTCAGACAAGCACTgtgttaaaatgaaagtaaatgttCAATCTGATGATTTACAGAATCTGTGTTTTCTCTCCTAATGTCATTTAAACTACTTTCAAATTATATGATACTTGCTTAATGTTGTACTTCACTTTAAACCAGTCAGGATCGATTTTGACTATTAAAGATGATTGTGAAATTGTGATACTCactgtgtttttctctcttaatGTAGTTTACTTCCTCATATGACAAAACAGATCCTGCTTATAATAGTTTCACTTTCATGTGTCACGTGACAAGGAGGAGTTTGAGTCtcttaatattatatttcattctttattatttaaagttataACCCCTGAATATACTTTCCTCACAGGTTTACTCTGAGTGTTATTTAACTGAATATTTAAAGCAGCTCTCTGTAACATATCAAACTTATGTCTCTCTGTCAACTTCCTCATCACTTGCTCCCCCTACAGGATATGAGTGCAATATTTTAACAGTGAATAACAAACATGCTTTAGAAACACAGTTACAGCAGACAGAGAAAAACTAGTGTTAAAAGTGAACTAAAGCAAACAATTATCTCCACAATAgtgacttcaaactttattattttcaataaaacttcAACATCgaaacctctgttaattctcaataatacgttttgtatgaaagaaataaagtcagactggTTTGTAATGAGTGAAGATGTTGAGATCTAGAGAGATCTGATGTGTTTAATGTTCTGTTGCtgatgttttctttatttatttatacagtgaatGTGTTTGATCATAATAATTTAGGAAACacctgtaaaataacagtgttttcagtttatttcagcttataataaagagatttttaactgccagtcatttgaccaTTAAATATAACCCAGCACTATatgtgaaatatggacaaacccagcaactgggttAATTTGACCCAGTTaactgtttattaaatattaaattatatggaGGCAAAGACATGCATCATCATCACTGGTATTCTGTTGAACCTGAACCCCTTTATTTAcattgtgtatgtatatatgtatgtgcagtgtttcccctaggaTCATGGCCTTGGgagggggggtggggggggttGGGGTTGTGGTGTTATGGGTGGTGCGGCaaaacactcacacaaacacttcATAGTGTGTATATGTTTCTTTTAATTGCAGTATACCAATATATTATAATGTCTGAACAATTACTGTACAATAACTAAACAACTGTACACTGAACTAAACACTAAAcatcagatttattttaatatgttaattatcCACAAAGTGTGCAGCTTTTGTCACTGCAGTGTATCTTTCTGGGCTTCTGAAAGAACATTTCCAGAGCATTGTCCTTTCTGTAGGACTGGCAGGGAGATTCTATAAATGGTCGGGTCTGATTTCCTCTCACAACTGCCTGTTTATGCTGTCTACATATTCGACAGAACATTCCTAAAAccaaaagaaaactgaaataagccCCTGTTTATTCTCTATGTACTGTATTCTATCTATGTATCAGtgtatctatctaactatcatctatctatctgtctgtctgtctgtctatataacTAACTAGCTAGCTATTAATTAAgcaatttatttatcaattcgttcattcatgcatgtgtgtatttacttacttaccAAGATCAGTCTTGTACAGCCAGGGGGAGTATTTCCCCTCTGACAGCCAAGCTGGGTCAAAACCTGTCGTTCTGTGGTGGCTAGACTTTTGCTGCTTGTCAGGGGCAGGACATGCAGCACTTGGGCTCTTTTCTGTACTTTGATTCGGAGTAGGAAAGCTACACCGGCTGCTGCTCGCAGCAGAACACGTGCTGTCATCGTCACCACCTTGGGAGCGTTTAAAAAAACGCGGATATTTTTGCCTGCTGCGATATACTCTCCGACGCGCGGTCTCTGTCCGctggtgggtgtgtgtgtgcgcgcacaTCGGGGCGGAACTCCGCCGTGCGCGATACGGAGGACAATTGTAAACGCGCAAACGTTGAGACAGAAATTACATGCCATCGTATAAATAACATAATGctatttagtttaataaaagaaaaaagcacagacctgttatatataaattacttcTGTCGTTATTCgacgaaaataaaataaaattaacttgaccTTCAAGGGGGGCGGGGGGTGCCGTTGGGGGGGCGGGGcgcccccctaatataatggtaggggaaacactgatgtgtatgtacatatataagtagactgagaacatttttttttttttccctacaaGCTCTTTGTTACAAAATGTGTCAGTCAATGAAAGCGCACAATGAAGGagagtattttaataataatcagaaaccattttaataataatcactCTAGGGAACAACACCACACCAGACAGGGGACGCTGAAGATATTTGAGAATAGACAATCACCAAACCTATGCACCTGTCCCAAATCACACCCTAAACCTTCTCAGTCGACCTCTGTACAGCAGGTAAATCCTTCCTTGACAGTGTTGGTTCATCCTTCTGTTGCGGAAAGTaaaaattgctttttatttgattattaaattaagGTTTGTACATTATTTCCATGACAAGTACCAGTTCAAGAGAAATCCTTTCATCTTACTACTGGAGCTGCCAGTTTCAAAAACAGCACTCAGTGTCTGAATTCACTCACTCGTTTTCATTTACTCCTTCAAGTGAACTGTATTAGTGGCTTAATGTAGGGAACAGTGAATGAGGGTATAGGGGGCGATTTCAAATACAGTCCTAGAGAGTTActggcaggtgagtttgatcaaggttggagtAAAACTCTGCAGGAATATTTAGGGAAGAGTGGGGATGGTTGCAATGAGAGGCAGTTACAACATGGTTTATTTCTTCAATCAGGAATGAGCAACAGTGATGATATTCATACTGCACATGCTCTATTAGCACCTCATCCTTCCTGAAAGAAATCAGCCCCATGTGacctctccaaaaaaaaaaaaaaaaaaaaaaaaaaaaaaaaaaaaagaaagaggaaaaaagcctttttaacatcagtttttcttttcatcATAGTGTCTAAGTTGTTTACGTGAAGCATTGTAaaaaacagagatctgatctctccatcactcaatcattcaatccagtctgtcttaagaaacagaaaaaaacggagacagactaaatccagaagaactgtggcaacatctctaagatgctttaagagacctatacctacaaaactacagtactgttaaaattttcagacagttaggcacataaaatgaggatgctgtcaaaaacaatgtcataaatagattttctttatcaatgaacttctattaactaaaataaatcagcatttgatgtgaccatcctttgcatttaaagtagcttttgtcctaggtgcacttgtgcagagtttttcaggtagctttgcaggtaggttacttgaaacatcttggagatgttgccacagttcttctggatttagtctgtctcagtttttctgtttcttcatgtcattccacagacagactggatgatggtgagatcagatctctgtgtggagcactggctgttgtcagactccttgtgcaaacaaaaatctcactagattatg from Labeo rohita strain BAU-BD-2019 unplaced genomic scaffold, IGBB_LRoh.1.0 scaffold_669, whole genome shotgun sequence includes the following:
- the LOC127161551 gene encoding NLR family CARD domain-containing protein 3 isoform X1 yields the protein MTSRMNLSEEHETKIKTVKSLWQNESPEPSCVSMKSDQSMDHPISFNLGESSADLSQKHEGPESHTAKKNLDSIFKELEHKIISELKSFKRLLSPDYPECSERDHYDDEGHNRVREGLLKITLIILRKMNQTDLANTLQTKLMPVYQQKLKSRLQDKYQRISEGMSNHGDSTRLNEIYTELYITEGGSGEINNEHEVRQIETVSRRPETQETPINCNDIFKPSPGQDKPIRTVLTKGVAGIGKTVSVQKFILDWAEGKANQDVHFIFPLPFRELNLIQKNLSLVDLLNHLHTETKEFKSADYDDYKVMFIFDGLDECRLRLDFQNNRSLSDVTESASVDVLLTNLIKGNLLPSALLWITSRPAAANQIPPECVVDQVTEVRGFNDPQKDEYFRKRINDQSLADRVVTHIRSSRSLFIMCHIPVFCWISATVLERMMGKAESAEIPKTLTQMFTHFLIFQTKLKTQKYDGKYEIDPDQARKTILSLGKLAFEQLEKGNLIFYEEDLKESGIDVREVSVYSGVCTQIFRQEFGLQLGKVYSFVHLSIQEFLAALFKLLSFSEQNTGLMNVFRSPMTSLLKGEVDKALQSENGHWDLFLRFLLGLSLESNQTLLQGLLRKTVSSSDINQETAEYIKQKIRENHSPEKSINLFHCLNELNDRSLEQEVQTYLSRTGYNRLSGVKLSAAQWSALVFVLLNSEEELDEFKLSKYDPSEECLLRLLPVIKASRKADVSDCGITQKGCAALISALEDPHCKLEKLCKSSSEGQRALSYRNTKYTRRRHP
- the LOC127161551 gene encoding NLR family CARD domain-containing protein 3 isoform X2 — its product is MTSRMNLSEEHETKIKTVKSLWQNESPEPSCVSMKSDQSMDHPISFNLGESSADLSQKHEGPESHTAKKNLDSIFKELEHKIISELKSFKRLLSPDYPECSERDHYDDEGHNRVREGLLKITLIILRKMNQTDLANTLQTKLMPVYQQKLKSRLQDKYQRISEGMSNHGDSTRLNEIYTELYITEGGSGEINNEHEVRQIETVSRRPETQETPINCNDIFKPSPGQDKPIRTVLTKGVAGIGKTVSVQKFILDWAEGKANQDVHFIFPLPFRELNLIQKNLSLVDLLNHLHTETKEFKSADYDDYKVMFIFDGLDECRLRLDFQNNRSLSDVTESASVDVLLTNLIKGNLLPSALLWITSRPAAANQIPPECVVDQVTEVRGFNDPQKDEYFRKRINDQSLADRVVTHIRSSRSLFIMCHIPVFCWISATVLERMMGKAESAEIPKTLTQMFTHFLIFQTKLKTQKYDGKYEIDPDQARKTILSLGKLAFEQLEKGNLIFYEEDLKESGIDVREVSVYSGVCTQIFRQEFGLQLGKVYSFVHLSIQEFLAALFKLLSFSEQNTGLMNVFRSPMTSLLKGEVDKALQSENGHWDLFLRFLLGLSLESNQTLLQGLLRKTVSSSDINQETAEYIKQKIRENHSPEKSINLFHCLNELNDRSLEQEVQTYLSRTGYNRLSGVKLSAAQWSALVFVLLNSEEELDEFKLSKYDPSEECLLRLLPVIKASRKADVSDCGITQKGCAALISALEDPHCKLEKLCEVRFCDQQ